In the genome of Clostridiisalibacter paucivorans DSM 22131, the window CAGAAGCTTTTTTATACAAATAATAGTATATTGTTATCCACTTCATCGGGCAGTGGTCTGATGGAAGGGGCTATTATGTCCTGTACGAAGAAGAGGGCAGCGGTGTTTTCTATAGGAGCTTTTGGAGAAAGATGGTATGAGATGGCTATTAATAATGGGGTAGAAGCAGATATCTTTAAATCCCAATGGGGAAAGCCTACTGACCCTGATGAAGTAGACAAAGTTTTATCTTCTGGAAAATATGACTTGATTACAATTACTCACAATGAGACATCTACTGGAGTTATGAATCCTATTGAAGAGATAGGACATGTATTATCAAAATATCCTGAAGTTGTATTTTGTGTAGATACAGTCAGTTCGGCAGGAGGAGTAAAGATTGAAGTTGATAAATTAGGTATAGATATATGTATAACTTCATCTCAAAAGGCATTGGGACTACCCCCAGGCATGGCCATTTGTACATTTTCTGAAAAGGCCAGAAAAAGGGCTGAAGGGGTAAAAAACAGGGGATATTATTTTGATTTATTGAGGCTGTATAAATATATACAAAAAAAGGATCATCAATATCCGTCGACTCCATCAATATCCCATATGTATGCTTTAGACTATCAATTAGATAAAATACTTGAAGAGGGATTGGAAAATAGATTTGATAGACATAGTACTATGGCAAATAAAGTGAGAGAATGGGCAAAGGATAGATTTCAATTATTTGCAGATGAAAAATATGCATCTAATACATTGACTACTGTAAAGAATACAAAGGATATAGATGTATCAGATTTGAATAAGAAATTAGGAAAAAAGGGGTTTATGATTTCCAATGGATATGGAACGCTTAAAGAAAAGACATTCAGGATAGCCCATATGGCAGATACTAACTTAAACGATATAGTAGAATTACTTGAAACAATGGAAGATATATTAAAACTATAAGACAATGGGGGTATATAAATTGGCATTTATAAAAGCTTTTAAAGGTATAAGACCAAATACTGAAGTAGTAGAAAAAGTATCTTGCTTGCCTTATGATGTAATGAATAGGGAAGAGGCTAAAGATATGGCTAAAGATAATCCATATTCTTTTCTCCATGTGGTGAGATCAGAAATAGATTTTAATGATGATGTAAGTCAATATGATGATAGGGTCTATAAACGAGCAAGGGAAAATTTAGATAAGATGATACAAAAAGGTATTTTGGAACAAGAAAGCACTGAAAGCATATACATATATAGACAGATAATGAAAGATAAAGTTCAAACTGGTATAGTGGGATGTACTTCTATAGATGATTATATGAACGATATCATAAGAAAGCATGAATTTACTAGACCAGAGAAAGAGGAAGATAGAATAAAAAATTTCGATTACTGTAATGCAAATACGGCACCTATATTTTTAACTTATAGAAAGAATGACCATATAAACAATATAGTAAATAATTGGATAGATGCCCATAATCCAATATTTGATTTTACTACAGAAGATGGTATAACCCATATGGTATGGAATATTTATAGGGAAGAGGTTATAAAGGATATAATAGATATATTTAAAGGCATAAACTATTTGTATATAGCAGATGGACATCATAGATCGGCTTCAGCAGTAAAAGTAGGATTAAAAAGAAGAGAACAAAATAAAGATTTTACAGGTGAAGAAGAGTTTAATTATTTTCTTTCAGTTTTATTTCCAGATGAGGATTTATATATTATGGATTATAATAGGGTAGTAAAAGATCTAAATGGAAATACAGAAAAAGAGTTTTTAAATAAGATAGCTAAAAATTTTATAATAGAAGAAGTGAAAGGAAATGATCCCTATAAACCAACAGAGAAACATACATTTGGAATGTATTTGACAGGAAAATGGTATAAAATTATTGCAAAAGAAGGTATATTTGATAAAAATCATCCTGTAGAAAGATTAGATGTATCTATATTACAGAAAAACATATTAAATCCAATATTAGGCATAGATGACCCAAGAACTAATAAGAGGATAGATTTTATTGGAGGAATAAGAGGGATGGGAGAATTAGAAAAGAGAGTTAATACTGATATGAAGGTAGCATTTTCCGTCTATCCAACTACTGTTGAAGATCTAATAGACATTGCTGATGAAGGGATGATAATGCCACCAAAATCAACATGGTTTGAGCCTAAACTTAGAAGTGGTTTATTTGTTCATAGGTTGTAAATAAGTTATTAGCTGATGATACAAATATTCTTTTGATTTGTATCTTGGTTAAGACAATAGGTTTATCAATAATTTGAAGGAAATTTACATTTCCTTCTTTTTATATTATGTTTTTTAGGGTATCATATTATAGTAGAGTTTTTTAGAGATAAAAGATATATTTGAAGGAAAAGAGTGATAAATATGAGTAATGTAGAGATATATTATGGTAAGATATTTAAAATGTTGCTTAGACTTATAAATCCATTTAAAAAGAAGATAATAAAGACAGAATGTAATGTCCATAGATTTATTAATTACCAATCAATCAAGATATTGAATAAGTATCAATATGAAAGACCCTTTGAAATATTTAATTATTACATGGAAGATTTAAACAGAGGGGTGGTTTGGGCAGATCAAGACTTTAAGAGTATAGGACATTTTTATAATCCACAAAAGAATAAAGGGCTATATGGCCATTTAAATGCATTGGCATTATCTAAAGATTATTATAAAAAGGCATTAGTAAATTGGGAAAAAGATAATATAGAAAATGCAATGTTTTATTTAGGAGCAGCCGTACATTTAATTCAAGATGTAACTATTCCTCAGCATGTAAATATAAGATTATTAGACAGTCATAGGCAATATGAAAATTTTGTAAAATTGACATATGATGTGGTTAAAGAGTTTAGGAGTGTACAGTCTCCTATATTGTTTAACAGTATTGATAAATATATAAACTTTAATGCAAAGGTGGCACTGAGAGTATATAAACAGTATAAGGATATAGATAAGACTATAGTTAAGTTCTACAAGATAACCCAATGTGCCTTGCCATTGGCTCAAAGAACCACAGCTGGTGTATTGCTAATGTTTTTAAGGGAAGTTGGGGTTATAGAAAATAAGATAAAAAACTAAAATTTTGAAAGGAAGTATATATATGGATCGTAAAGATATATCTGAAAAGTATAAATGGGATTTGAGTTTTTTATATAAAGATAATCAACAGTGGGAAAGGGACTTTGAAAGGGTTAAATCATTGACCAATCAGATAAAACAATATAAAAATAAATTGGGAAATGATAGTGAAACTTTATTGGAAGTACTGAATTTACAATTTACTATTTTAAGAAATATAGGCAATTTATATTGTTTTGCAAAGATGAAAAAAGATGAAGACAATAATAATAGCATGTATCAGGGACTAACCGATAGAGCTGAGATGCTTATGACGGAGGTAGATATGGCATTGTCTTTTATAGTACCAGAAATATTAAATATATCTAAGGATACTATGGAAGACTATCTTAATTTAGATCAATTTAGTATATATAGACATTATTTAGAACAGGTTATGAAGAAAAAACCACATATACTAAGTGCTTCTGAGGAGTCATTATTGGCTAGAACAGGAGAGATAGCCAATGGTCCCCAGAATATATACACTATGCTAAACAATGCAGATATTAAATTTCCCAAAGTTATAGATGAAGAAGGCAATGAAGTTGAGATAACCCATGGAAGATTTATTCCCCTTATGGAAAGTAAAGACAGAAGAGTAAGAAAAGATACATTTAAAGGATTATATGATGTCTATTCTCAATTTAAACATACTATAGCATCTACACTATCTACCGAGGTAAAGAAAAATGTATTTTATTCAAGGGCAAGAAAATATAATTCATCATTAGAGGCTGCACTTTTTCAAAATGATATTCCTGTGAAGGTTTATGAAAATCTAATAGAAACTATAAGCAGTAATTTAGATCCTATGCATAAGTATGTATCATTGAGAAAGGAGATATTGGGATATGAAGAACTGCATATGTATGATTTATATACACCAATAGTTGAAGGAATAGATTTAAAAATAGATTATGAGGAAGCTAAAGATACTGTGGTGGAAGCGTTGAAACCTCTAGGAGAGGATTATATAAATGTAGTGAAAAAGGCCTTTGATTCCAGATGGATAGATGTATATGAAAATAAAGGTAAAAGGAGTGGCGCATATTCATGGGGTACATATGATTCACCACCATATATACTTTTGAATTATCATAAGACCCTTGACAATATGTTCACTATAGCCCATGAAATGGGTCATTCTATGCATAGTTATCTTTCAAATAAAAACCAACCTTATATATATTCTGGATATAGTATATTTGTAGCTGAAGTGGCCTCTACAGTAAATGAAACACTATTAACTGACTATTTGTTAAAAAATACAGATGATATACAGATTAAAAAATATATATTAAATCATTATCTAGAACAATTTAGGGCTACTGTATATAGACAGACTATGTTTGCTGAATTTGAGAAAATAATCCATGAGAAAGTAGAGCAAGGAGAACCTCTTACAGCAGATAATTTATCAAATATATATAAGGACTTAAATATTAAATATTATGGTAAAGATATATTTATAGATGAAGAAATATCTGTAGAATGGGCAAGAATCCCTCATTTTTATTATAATTTTTATGTGTATCAATATGCTACTGGTTTTTCTGCAGCTATAGCGTTATCCCAAGGAATAATTAATGGAGATAAAGAGTCTAGAGATGCCTATATAGAGTTTTTATCCAGTGGAAGCTCAGATTACCCTATTAATGTTTTAAAAAAGGCTGGAGTAGACATGACTAAGAAGACTCCAATTGAAGAATGTGTTAGACTTTTTAATAATTCAGTAGATGAAATGAAAAATATGATGTTAACAAAATAATTTCTAATCTATATATATAAAAATGGGTATTTTTATTTGTTGAATATTTATATAATAAAATATAAAATTAAGGGTAGGGATTCTGGAATAAAACTAGCTAACCAATAAATAGAACAGGGTGGTTGTATGTGGCAAGAGATTAGAGAAATAAAAAAGATGGCATCAGACATTGAACTTTATGGATATAGGAATGATACAGAAGAATTACTCAAATTATTAGATTCTATTATAGATATGTCTAAGAGATTAAAAAAAGAAATAAATATAGATATGGGAACCGTGGAAGAACGTGTAGAAGATATATGCTATAAAGGGGATTTTAACTATATAACTGAAATCCCTTTTATATATAAACCTATAACAAAACAGGATTATTACGACGGAGACTATTTACATTTTTTTGGAAAGAATAGAACTGAAGAACTTAATAGGGCAGGGGTCTTAGATGTACATAATAGATTTTGGACAGCTAATAACGTGGAAAATGGAAATATTTTTGGCTCTATTCCTGTTGAACTTATATCTAATGACAATAAAAAAATATTACTGGAATCAGGATGGAAAGAAGTTAATGTGCATATTTATGATGTGAATAATGATTTACCTATAGAAGAAATAAATGAAATGGCCTATAAGGAGTTCGACTATTATTTAGTAATAACAGAACAAAAGGATGACCAGGCACTTATATTAGAGTATAAAATATAATATTTTTAATCCACCTCAGACTTAAAGTCCGAGGTGGATATTTGATATCTTTTTTATAAAAATTTATCTTTGATATCACTCCAGAAATTTCTTTTACCTATGGTCAAAAGGTTTATTCTCATATCAGATACCTTAAAGGACATTTCTACTATATTATCAAATCTATATTGTTTACCATCTACTACTATTAAAATAGAGTTTTCATCCCTATATTCTGGATTAATCTTTATATACATATTTGCGGGAATAATAGCGCTGGACGTCAATGATCTATAGACCTTGGAATTGATCGGTGCCAATGGCGTAAGTTGTAATACATTTAAATTGGGATAGACTACACTACCTCCAGCAGAGAGATTGTACCCTGTGCTTCCCATTGGTGTAGATATTATAATACCATCTCCACTAAATCTTTCGAGATAGGTATCATTTATAGATATGTTTAAATGAATAGTTTTTGATTCTATGCCTTTGACCACTATTTCGTTAATACCTAAAAGTTCTATGCAACTGGTACGGGTACAAACTATACCCTCAACTAAATAAAGTTTTTCTATAGAGTATTTACCTTCAGATAATTTATCTATAAAATTATCCAGATTATCTGGAGATATTTCTTGAAAAAAGCCTAAATGTCCAGTATTTATACCTATAAAAGGTACTTCAGAGAAGTTAAATCTATGTATTGCTCTTAAAAAAGCACCATCTCCTCCTATACATATATTTAAAAAGGCATCTTCATCAAAATAATCTGTTGTTTTAAACCCTTTATTTAAGAGTTTTTCTCTTAGTCGTTTAGCCGTTTTTCTAGAATCATCGTTTTGATTATGAATAATATTGATTGTATTAGATTTTTCCATATTAAAAGTATCACCCCTGTGATGATAATAATTGTTTAAATGAAAGTATAACATTTTTTATTTTAAAAGACAAAATGTAAAACTCAAGTTTATTATAGCATATTAACCAGCATTATAACATACTATTTACTAATATTATATACAAAACTTATATTATTGGGAGGATAAAGTTGAATAATTTAAAAGAAAACGAAAGTTTAATATTATACAAAGTTGAAAAAGAAGAGATTTTACTAAGGGAATTATTAAAGGATGAACTTGAATTTTCTGGGAGACTTTTTAAGAGATTATTAAAGAATAAATTAATTTTAGTAAATAATAAATTTCCAAAAAGCAATGAAAAAATATTCAAAGGGGATTTAATAAAGATATTTCTTGAGGATGAAAAGGAAGATATAGTTCCACAAGATATAAAAATAGATATAATTTACGAGGATTATGATATATTAGTAATAAATAAAGTACCGGGCATAGTTGTACATCCTACTAAGAGCCATGACAATGGAACTATAGCAAATGGTGTAGCCAACTATTTTAAGAAGAAAGGTATACAGAAAAAGGTTAGATTTGTAAATAGACTAGATATGGATACATCGGGTATATTAGTAATTGCCAAAAATTCCTTTGGACATCAGCAGATGGCTTATCAAATGTCAAATAATATAATTAGCAAAAAGTATATTACAATAGTGGAAGGGGTCATTGAAAATGATGAGGGAATTATAGATGCTAATATAGGGAAAGATGATAAGAATTCTATACTTAATATTGTAAGAAAAGATGGAAAAAAGGCCATAACAAAATATAAGGTTATAGATAGATTTAAAAATGCAACAGCTGTTGAGGTAGAGTTACTAACGGGAAAAACTCATCAAATCAGGGTGCATTTTAAACATATAGGACATCCCATAGTGGGAGATAGTTTATACAATAAAAAGAGTCCCCTCATAGGAAGGCAAGCACTTCATAGCTGGAAGCTGTCATTTGATATTCCTAGAAAGAAAGAAAAGGCTATGGTTATTGCCCAATTGCCAGAGGATATAAATAGATTAATAAACAAGTTATAAATAAAGGAATGTCTAGTCTGATAGATGACTTTTTATTTTAATATAACATATAAATTACATAATACTAGAGTTAAATGTAGAAAGGACATGGTTATGAAAAAAATAACTGCTATTCTTTTTGATTTTTATAGCATTGTGTTCGCTAAAGAATACTAACATTACCTCTGAAGTTGAAATAGTTGAGAACTATTGATAATATTTATGTAGAATAGATAAGGACTTGCTATAATCATATCAAGAGGTGGTAGAATTGGAATGGAAAAAAGCACTAAAGGAATCGGTTGATTATATTGAAAAGCACCTGCTTTCAGATTGTACCATGGAGAAAGTAGCAGAACACGTTCATATTTCTCCTTTTTACTTTCAGAAGGCATTTAAGATGATAACAGGTTATACCATAGGAGAATATGTAAGAAATCGGCGTCTGTATCTGGCGGCACTTGATCTAATCAAAACAGAAAAAAAGGTAATTGAGTTAGCTTACCGCTATGGATATGATACTCCAGAAAGCTTTACTAAGGCATTTGGTCGCTTTCACGGACTATCCCCAATGCAGATGAAGAAGCAACCCTATAAAATCAAACCATTTCTTCCTCTGAAAATAAGTATATCTGTAAAAGGCGGAAATCAGATGGAATATAGAATTGAGTCAATGGAGGCTTTTGAGGTAACTGGAAT includes:
- a CDS encoding pyridoxal-phosphate-dependent aminotransferase family protein, whose amino-acid sequence is MHKKLFIPGPVEVKEDVLAKMSRHMIGHRTNEASELQKNITKKMQKLFYTNNSILLSTSSGSGLMEGAIMSCTKKRAAVFSIGAFGERWYEMAINNGVEADIFKSQWGKPTDPDEVDKVLSSGKYDLITITHNETSTGVMNPIEEIGHVLSKYPEVVFCVDTVSSAGGVKIEVDKLGIDICITSSQKALGLPPGMAICTFSEKARKRAEGVKNRGYYFDLLRLYKYIQKKDHQYPSTPSISHMYALDYQLDKILEEGLENRFDRHSTMANKVREWAKDRFQLFADEKYASNTLTTVKNTKDIDVSDLNKKLGKKGFMISNGYGTLKEKTFRIAHMADTNLNDIVELLETMEDILKL
- a CDS encoding DUF1015 domain-containing protein, producing the protein MAFIKAFKGIRPNTEVVEKVSCLPYDVMNREEAKDMAKDNPYSFLHVVRSEIDFNDDVSQYDDRVYKRARENLDKMIQKGILEQESTESIYIYRQIMKDKVQTGIVGCTSIDDYMNDIIRKHEFTRPEKEEDRIKNFDYCNANTAPIFLTYRKNDHINNIVNNWIDAHNPIFDFTTEDGITHMVWNIYREEVIKDIIDIFKGINYLYIADGHHRSASAVKVGLKRREQNKDFTGEEEFNYFLSVLFPDEDLYIMDYNRVVKDLNGNTEKEFLNKIAKNFIIEEVKGNDPYKPTEKHTFGMYLTGKWYKIIAKEGIFDKNHPVERLDVSILQKNILNPILGIDDPRTNKRIDFIGGIRGMGELEKRVNTDMKVAFSVYPTTVEDLIDIADEGMIMPPKSTWFEPKLRSGLFVHRL
- a CDS encoding zinc dependent phospholipase C family protein, whose protein sequence is MSNVEIYYGKIFKMLLRLINPFKKKIIKTECNVHRFINYQSIKILNKYQYERPFEIFNYYMEDLNRGVVWADQDFKSIGHFYNPQKNKGLYGHLNALALSKDYYKKALVNWEKDNIENAMFYLGAAVHLIQDVTIPQHVNIRLLDSHRQYENFVKLTYDVVKEFRSVQSPILFNSIDKYINFNAKVALRVYKQYKDIDKTIVKFYKITQCALPLAQRTTAGVLLMFLREVGVIENKIKN
- the pepF gene encoding oligoendopeptidase F: MDRKDISEKYKWDLSFLYKDNQQWERDFERVKSLTNQIKQYKNKLGNDSETLLEVLNLQFTILRNIGNLYCFAKMKKDEDNNNSMYQGLTDRAEMLMTEVDMALSFIVPEILNISKDTMEDYLNLDQFSIYRHYLEQVMKKKPHILSASEESLLARTGEIANGPQNIYTMLNNADIKFPKVIDEEGNEVEITHGRFIPLMESKDRRVRKDTFKGLYDVYSQFKHTIASTLSTEVKKNVFYSRARKYNSSLEAALFQNDIPVKVYENLIETISSNLDPMHKYVSLRKEILGYEELHMYDLYTPIVEGIDLKIDYEEAKDTVVEALKPLGEDYINVVKKAFDSRWIDVYENKGKRSGAYSWGTYDSPPYILLNYHKTLDNMFTIAHEMGHSMHSYLSNKNQPYIYSGYSIFVAEVASTVNETLLTDYLLKNTDDIQIKKYILNHYLEQFRATVYRQTMFAEFEKIIHEKVEQGEPLTADNLSNIYKDLNIKYYGKDIFIDEEISVEWARIPHFYYNFYVYQYATGFSAAIALSQGIINGDKESRDAYIEFLSSGSSDYPINVLKKAGVDMTKKTPIEECVRLFNNSVDEMKNMMLTK
- a CDS encoding NAD(+)/NADH kinase encodes the protein MEKSNTINIIHNQNDDSRKTAKRLREKLLNKGFKTTDYFDEDAFLNICIGGDGAFLRAIHRFNFSEVPFIGINTGHLGFFQEISPDNLDNFIDKLSEGKYSIEKLYLVEGIVCTRTSCIELLGINEIVVKGIESKTIHLNISINDTYLERFSGDGIIISTPMGSTGYNLSAGGSVVYPNLNVLQLTPLAPINSKVYRSLTSSAIIPANMYIKINPEYRDENSILIVVDGKQYRFDNIVEMSFKVSDMRINLLTIGKRNFWSDIKDKFL
- a CDS encoding RluA family pseudouridine synthase encodes the protein MNNLKENESLILYKVEKEEILLRELLKDELEFSGRLFKRLLKNKLILVNNKFPKSNEKIFKGDLIKIFLEDEKEDIVPQDIKIDIIYEDYDILVINKVPGIVVHPTKSHDNGTIANGVANYFKKKGIQKKVRFVNRLDMDTSGILVIAKNSFGHQQMAYQMSNNIISKKYITIVEGVIENDEGIIDANIGKDDKNSILNIVRKDGKKAITKYKVIDRFKNATAVEVELLTGKTHQIRVHFKHIGHPIVGDSLYNKKSPLIGRQALHSWKLSFDIPRKKEKAMVIAQLPEDINRLINKL